The genomic region AAATGAGAAAGCACCTCCTTGAAGATTGCACCTATTTACAAGTATATTATGCTTCACGTATTCTATCCGCAAAAATTTTCTAAAGATTAGGCTATTCATTTTCAAGGGTTTTCAGATTACAGTAGTCATAGTGTTACAGGTAATCTATAATCAATTTAGAGGTGTTTTAGTTGAGAAAAAAGGCTGTCGCTATTTTAATACTATATACAGGTTTACTTATTTATTGGATGTTTTTTGGTTTCTCCAGGGTACAAACCGAAGATTACATGTATAATCTGATTCCGTTATCAACCTTAAAACTTTATATCGAGAATTTTTCTCACTTTCCTTTAGAAACCTGGCTGATCAATTTAGCCGGTAATATAGGAGTTTTCATTCCCTTTGGAGTGCTATTACCTCTGTGCTTTCAGGAGCTCTGGGTAATCAGGGATTTTCTCAAAGTATTTTTAGTCGGTATTTTGATTCTGGAGCTGTGTCAGCTTAGTTTCAGAGTAGGAAGCTTTGACGTGGATGATATCCTTCTTAATACAGTAGGAGCTTTAACAGGCTTTGTATTGCTGCGGATTTTTTACATCATAAATATGCATAGATCAAAATAAAGGAGTGCATATGAGCACTCCTTTATTCAAGGACTCGATTATTTTCATCTACTGAAAAAGGAGTGTCAGGCTCAGGATTATCTCCCGGCTGAAAAACCCCATCACCCCCACACACCGTACACGTATACTGCCATTCCTCATCATCAGCTAAAAGTCCACTACCATCGCATGCTTTACATACCTGATTACGATCAACCATGGCAATCTCTCCTTGTTTCAATGGTTGCCCATAGTTTTACACGGTACCGCAAATTCATGCGTGGTATTAGGTTTTTGTATTCTGTCTGTCCTTCACCCAGTTAATTAAGCCACCTTTAAGCATCATGTCAACTTGTCTGGAAGATAGAGCATGTGTAAGTTCTATCTCAATATCCTTGTCTTTTACCGTTGCTTTTATGTTATGGCCCTTCTTTACTTTTTCGCGCAGGTGATTAAATTGGAGTACATCTCCCTGCTCTAATTTTTCAAAGTCCTCATCGTGTTTAAAAGTAAGAGGGAGAACGCCAAAATTAACCAGGTTCTGCCAGTGAATGCGGGCAAAGTCTTTGACAACAGCGACCCGTAATCCAAGGTATCGTGGAGCAAGTGCAGCATGCTCACGGCTGGAGCCCTGACCGTAGTTATAGCCGCCCACAATGGCATGGCCGCCTTGATCCCGGATGTCCATAGCACGGTTATAATAAATCTCATCTATGATTTCAAAGGTAAATTTACTGATTTCAGGTAAATTACTGCGGTATGGGAGAACCCTGGCGCCACCAGCTAAAATTTCATCTGTGGAAATGTTATCGTTCATTTTAAGAAGTATCGGTACCTCCAGCTCATCCGGCAGCCTATCCATTTCCGGTATCGAGGCAATATTTGGCCCCTTGTAGAGTTCTGTTTTTTTAGCTTCTTCCTCCGGTATAGGTTTATCCAGCAGCTGATCATCTACATTGGGCTTTTTTGGTCCTTTAATCTTTGGATAGTTCATCTCCAATGTACGTGGATCCGTAATTTCACCCTTTAATGCGGAGGCCGCAGCTGTTTCTGGTCCGCATAAAAAGACACTGTCTTCCTTTGTGCCAGAACGACCAGGAAAGTTTCTTGGTGTTGTACGCAGACTGTTTCGACCTGTTGCGGGTGCCTGCCCCATTCCAATACAGCCATTACATCCAGCCTGATGAAGACGTCCGCCCGATTGAAGGAAGCTTGCGATATGTCCTTCCTGTACAAGTTCGGTCAGCATCTGCCGTGATGTCGGATTAACATCTAAGGACACGCCTTCAGCAATCTTTTTATCCTTTACAATTTCAGCTGCCATGGCAAAATCACGAAAACCAGGCTGAGCAGAAGAGCCGATATAGGACTGGTATATGGATTCACCGGCAATGTCCTTAACAGGGACTACATTACCTGGACTTGATGGCTTTGCAATAAGAGGTTCAAGCTCGGATAAATTGATTTCTTCCTCAATATCGTAGGAAGCTCCTTTATCGGCTTTTAATTCCATCCATTCGTCCTCACGTTCCTGTTCTTTTAAGAAGCGCTTCACTTCCTCATCTGAAGGAAAGACCGTTCCTGTGGCACCAAGTTCAGCACCCATATTGGCAATCACATGCCGATCCATGGCATCTAAATTCCTTAATCCCGGACCATAATATTCAATCACACGCCCGACTCCGCCTTTTACATCGTGACGACGAAGCAATTCCAGAATAACATCCTTAGCTCCTACCCAATCCGGCAGGTCACCGGTCAATTTGATTCCCCAGACTTCAGGCATTTTGACATAAAAGGGTTCACCGGCAATAGCCATCGCAACATCAATACCGCCAGCTCCCATGGCGAGCATTCCCATACTGCCGTTTGCGCAAGTATGACTGTCTGAACCTAACAATGTTTTCCCGGGCTTCGCTAATCTTTGCATATGGACAGGGTGACTAACCCCGTTTCCAGGGCGGCTGTAATACAGTCCAAAACGCCTGGCTGCACTCTGTAAAAATAAGTGATCATCAGGGTTTTTGTTATCTACTTGAATCAGGTTATGATCGACATACTGGGCAGATGCCTCTGTTTTGGCATAATCGAGCCCCATGGCTTCCAGCTCAAGCATAACCATTGTTCCGGTTGCATCCTGTGTTAACGTCTGATCAATCTTTAATCCAATCTCCTCACCAGGAGTCATT from Virgibacillus sp. MSP4-1 harbors:
- a CDS encoding VanZ family protein — translated: MRKKAVAILILYTGLLIYWMFFGFSRVQTEDYMYNLIPLSTLKLYIENFSHFPLETWLINLAGNIGVFIPFGVLLPLCFQELWVIRDFLKVFLVGILILELCQLSFRVGSFDVDDILLNTVGALTGFVLLRIFYIINMHRSK
- a CDS encoding aconitate hydratase — its product is MKLNVTQKLIKDHLVSGEMTPGEEIGLKIDQTLTQDATGTMVMLELEAMGLDYAKTEASAQYVDHNLIQVDNKNPDDHLFLQSAARRFGLYYSRPGNGVSHPVHMQRLAKPGKTLLGSDSHTCANGSMGMLAMGAGGIDVAMAIAGEPFYVKMPEVWGIKLTGDLPDWVGAKDVILELLRRHDVKGGVGRVIEYYGPGLRNLDAMDRHVIANMGAELGATGTVFPSDEEVKRFLKEQEREDEWMELKADKGASYDIEEEINLSELEPLIAKPSSPGNVVPVKDIAGESIYQSYIGSSAQPGFRDFAMAAEIVKDKKIAEGVSLDVNPTSRQMLTELVQEGHIASFLQSGGRLHQAGCNGCIGMGQAPATGRNSLRTTPRNFPGRSGTKEDSVFLCGPETAAASALKGEITDPRTLEMNYPKIKGPKKPNVDDQLLDKPIPEEEAKKTELYKGPNIASIPEMDRLPDELEVPILLKMNDNISTDEILAGGARVLPYRSNLPEISKFTFEIIDEIYYNRAMDIRDQGGHAIVGGYNYGQGSSREHAALAPRYLGLRVAVVKDFARIHWQNLVNFGVLPLTFKHDEDFEKLEQGDVLQFNHLREKVKKGHNIKATVKDKDIEIELTHALSSRQVDMMLKGGLINWVKDRQNTKT